Within Trichoderma atroviride chromosome 2, complete sequence, the genomic segment CTCGTCGCTCTGTCCCAGACCGATAGCGCTTGCAATTTCCCTCCCAATTTCCACATCCAGAACTTCGTGGCCAAGTCGAATGGGACTGGCCCAACAGCCACTCTAAGTGCATACAACTTCACCTTTGTGGACCAAGTAACgagcatcaccaccagctgCTCTTTCAACTCGAGCTCCGTTTCCACTACTCCGCCAGGCCTGGCGCCACGATACGCCTGTGCTCATGGAGACGTCAAATTTATCTGGGAAGATGCGCGCAAGCAATTGACCATGGTTGAGAGGATCTGCCCAACCTCCAAGGGGTACGTAGTATATCCGAGGCTATCTTGAATACCAAAGTATTTGTATATGGATGCCGAGCACTAACTCTCATTTTTTACAGCACTGATCAATACGAAGTTACTGGCTCAACAGTCATCCCTTTGACTTGCACTGGATCGGGAGCCTGCAGCACCAACTCGACCGATTTCGACGTGAAATACACTGCACTGGACCCCGTCTCAGATCCCACTCGGCGGGTCAAGTATTGGGTGAGCTAAAGGGCCCAGAAGACGGCATTATCGATTCTTGGTAGACGACCATGCCTGATCTGGTATGCTCTGGCGTTTGGCTTCATTCTTAATAGatctggaagaaaaaaaaaagaggatacAGCAAATAATGGACAAGGGACAGCAAAGGATTTTCTGCCAGCTTTGGAGGCACCAATGGAAAACAAAGGAGTAACAAGGGCTACAGTGCGAGACTGCATGAATCTTCCTTACTCTAGTATTACGTATCAGAATATTAATAATCTTGCAACTTCAATGTCATCGTATCATTCACAACACGAGCAGCAATTGTAAAAACTCTTCCACCCAGCACTGGACTATGGCTTCAAATAGTCCGACGGCCCGAGTCAGCGGCACGAGCTATTGCTGAAAGGCACCAGGGGCACCGGTATTTAGCAGGCACCTGCGGAGGCTTTCCAGCGCTCCAGCCGCTGCAGCGATGCCGAATGCAGCCCTGAGCTCGTTCAGGCGCCCCAGATTTTCCCCAGCACTTGAAGCCCTGGCGCGGGCCCCACCCGAGTTGTACATAACCTCGTGATCTCTGGCTggtcttggcaatggcagcttGCCACTACGCTCATGAGACAAAGTGCGGTCATGCCTCGCCTACAGAGGCGCtgattttttcttcgctcCTCTCACAGGAACAGCAAATCATTTGATCTCAACCATCATGCTATATCCCAATTGCGCAGCCTGTGCATCGCTTTCTCGCTAAAAGTGACGCGCTTGCGCTCTTCGCCGCCAGTTGCGCTCCTCCCTTGCGTCGGGCTTACATCGAAGCGTCATTGCGGTTTTGCAAGCTGAGATCAAGCACCGGTTGGGACAGCACCTCGCAATCGTACCAACCATTTACTCTTACTTCTCCATGCTCTGGTCATCGACCGACTGATATTCGACAATGGAGGGGGCATTACCGGGCCGCTTCAGGCTATTGCTGCTCTTACAGCTCGCCGTTGCTTACCTCACGGGGGCTGTATATATCGACCAGCAGAAGCCGTTGGGCAACAAGCAGCCAGCATCTCCTTCGACCATCTCCGTACCGTTATTCGCGTCTCTCGAACGACTGGCTAGGCTTGTTGACGTGTCGTATTGCCTTGGCACTTCTGGCATTCGCAAACCGTTCCAGTGTCTCTCCCGATGCAACGAGTTCCCTGAGTTGACGTTGGCTACCACTTGGAGCACAGGCATTCTGTTCAGTGACAATTGTGGATTCATCGCCATTGACGATGGCTCAGAACAACAGCTTCTCGAAGCAAATCGAAACGATGTAGCGAATGAGAAGCATGGCGCTATAGTCGTTGCGTTCCGCGGGACTTACAGCATCACCAATACCATTGTTGATCTCGGCACCATCCCGCAAAAATACGTGCCATATCCATCCCcggatgatggaggagagacGCCAAAAAAGCCCAGCCACGAATGCACAAATTGCACCGTACACATGGGGTTCCTTGAGTCTTGGAGAAGCGCCCGGGATGCTGTTCTGCCAGAACTGAAGGCTCTCCGAGCCCAATACCCGTCTCGTCCTATTCAGGTCGTAGGCCATAGCCTTGGGGGAGCTGTGGCCTGCCTTGCGGCCCTGGAGCTGAAGGTATCCCTGGGCTGGGACGACGTAACGGTCACCACCTTTGGAGAGCCTCGCGCTGGCAATGCCCAATTTGCCCGTTTCGTGGATGACGTATTTGATCTCAATGGAACAACTGACCTTGAGAAGAGGACCTATCGACGAGTCACCCACGTTGACGACCCTGTGCCTTTGCTGCCACCGAGCGAATTCGGCTACAAGTCGCACAGCGGCGAAATATTCATTTCAAAGTCTTCTCTATCGCCATCCGAAACGGACGTGCACCTCTGCGTTGGTGACGAGGACCCCAACTGCAGTGCCAAAGATGACAGCACGATGCAGAGTCTGCTGCATCGCCTTCTCCATTTCCGCTGGACGACTAGCTCCTTACAGGCTTACACGGAGAGGATGAGCTTCCCAGCGCGATTAAAGCTATGGCAGCTGTTTTTTGCTCATCGGGATTATTTCTGGAGGCTCGGGCTATGCGTTCCTGGTGGCGACCCTACAAACTGGGGCCGACATCCGTATGAGCCTCACGATGAATACCTATAACCAGCTGtgggagggaaagaaaaaaaaaaagacagagcAGAAAATATTGCAATGCAGCAATGCATGGTGCGTTTGACGAATACAGCGAGCTAATTTATCCGAGGAGTAGACTTGTACTGAGAAGGCAGGTTGGATATACGGGATGCGTATCATATTGGTTAACGGTGTATGAATATTGGGAGAGCGAGCATGAACATTGTGAAACAACATAAGTAATCATTGTCAACGGCCGCATAGTTTAATATCAGTCTTAAGAATACCATTATTTCGTTATCTATTACGTTGGGATTAAATATTCTAGTAGCCAGACGCTACCAAATTGTCGTGGGCCAGCCCTATGCTAAGAGCGGTTTCTTGATAGGGGATACGCTCTGCTGTAAACGCATAGCATCAACTACACGTGCTGCCATCTCCGTCTCTCACTAACATGGCAATGCCGGCAATTACCACAGATGCCATCCATCGTCCGGGTCCTCCACGTTGATCGTCATTTAGTGGGGGATGCCAGTGAAATGACGCTGTTGCCATGTGACATGGGAGGCAGGACTGGATGCTGCAATCAGCCAGCACGCGTAGTGGCACGACGTCGTTattaggtacatgtactacGGAAATACCATTAGTACCTACCACTATACTAGTAGCACCACTTGTAGTGGCCGCAACTTGTCAAACCCTCTCGAGGCGCTGGGCTCTTCTCGAAACCGGGATCCTTCGCAGAGCACTCTACTCGGACCGCGCAACGCCAACATTGGATGAAGTCGCAACATTAGTGGGGGTGAGCGAAAACAGAAGTGTGAGACGGGAGGGGTATTTTGTGGCGCGTTCTACTGGTGATTGATTGCTGCCACCCAAAACGAGACGAACGACTCAAGAAGAGGCCCGGTGACGGAAtaggtttttttcttttcatgtgaggaagagaaggccAAGCTTGGGCTtgctttgtcttttcatTGGATCAAGCCCAGCGGGATATTACTGCCTAGCTGGAGTTGAGCCACAATGCTATTGGTTCTATATAGAGCATCCATGATACGTCTGAGCCTGTTCTCTGTGCCACGCGATGGCGATaagagagaggagggggaaTAAGGGGGGGGAGTGAGTCACGGATGGGAGCTGACCACAGCCACAGTCACAGCTCGCGTCGATTTGCCAGCCTCTCCCATGCCCATGGCAACTGGCATGAACGGAAAGCATAAAGAGGCATCGCCAGGGGAGGGGTGCGGGCTGCAGCATCATGTGAACAGCAAAACACCACGATGGTCTCGGGTCTCATCCCTGAACGCCTGCGCTGAACATCTGGAAATCGGGGGAGTGCCAGTGGAAGGGCACGGCGACAAGCGAGATACGGAGTAGGCCATGCATGCATTCCCGTGCGCTGGGAAAGGGGCCACTAGTTTTGATGGACTAGCCAGGCCTCGAGTACAATATTCTCCTTATTCTTGGAGCCTCATCGATGCGACCCCATCATGAGCAGGatggagcaacagcagaggTAGTAATTAACACAGATTAGAGGTACTCCGtaggtagtaggtagtagcagcaggaTCCGAGATTTGTCTAGTGTACCTCTGTCCCAAGCACTCAAAGGCAACATCACGATCCTCCCGTGGTACCGCATGAGGTGGAGGCAAGCAGAGACACTGTTGGACCGACGTGGCCGGCGGGGGACTGGTTGGGACAAGAACAGCAGGGAGCACATGCCTCGGCCAGGGTGTGCCGAGAGAGGCTTCTAGCAGCACTTCCAGAGCAAGTTGTTGGAGTCTTCATCGCCTGCTTGCGCTGCCATCGACGGGGAAG encodes:
- a CDS encoding uncharacterized protein (SECRETED:SignalP(1-25)); its protein translation is MEGALPGRFRLLLLLQLAVAYLTGAVYIDQQKPLGNKQPASPSTISVPLFASLERLARLVDVSYCLGTSGIRKPFQCLSRCNEFPELTLATTWSTGILFSDNCGFIAIDDGSEQQLLEANRNDVANEKHGAIVVAFRGTYSITNTIVDLGTIPQKYVPYPSPDDGGETPKKPSHECTNCTVHMGFLESWRSARDAVLPELKALRAQYPSRPIQVVGHSLGGAVACLAALELKVSLGWDDVTVTTFGEPRAGNAQFARFVDDVFDLNGTTDLEKRTYRRVTHVDDPVPLLPPSEFGYKSHSGEIFISKSSLSPSETDVHLCVGDEDPNCSAKDDSTMQSLLHRLLHFRWTTSSLQAYTERMSFPARLKLWQLFFAHRDYFWRLGLCVPGGDPTNWGRHPYEPHDEYL
- a CDS encoding uncharacterized protein (EggNog:ENOG41~SECRETED:SignalP(1-17)), with product MRYEALSFLAALPSAMASMSTLAYHPPAELVALSQTDSACNFPPNFHIQNFVAKSNGTGPTATLSAYNFTFVDQVTSITTSCSFNSSSVSTTPPGLAPRYACAHGDVKFIWEDARKQLTMVERICPTSKGTDQYEVTGSTVIPLTCTGSGACSTNSTDFDVKYTALDPVSDPTRRVKYWVS